One segment of Hemitrygon akajei chromosome 15, sHemAka1.3, whole genome shotgun sequence DNA contains the following:
- the cxcl14 gene encoding C-X-C motif chemokine 14 has protein sequence MKGLVSAAILLLLLVICSIDVEAYNCKCIRKRPKISYKDVQKVEIKARYPFCKEKMIYVTTTRSGRQQYCLHPKLPSTRNLINHYIKWMTTYATYVE, from the exons ATGAAGGGTTTGGTGAGCGCCGCcatcctcctcctgctcctcgtTATTTGCTCCATTGATGTGGAGG CTTATAACTGTAAGTGTATCCGGAAGAGACCGAAGATCAGCTACAAAGACGTACAGAAGGTGGAAATTAAAGCGCGATACCCCTTCTGTAAAGAGAAAATGATCTA CGTTACCACTACTCGGTCCGGGCGTCAGCAATACTGTCTGCATCCCAAATTGCCCAGTACCAGGAATCTGATCAACCATTACATCAAATGGATGACGACATACGC GACATACGTGGAATAG